In Aggregatibacter sp. 2125159857, one DNA window encodes the following:
- a CDS encoding type I DNA topoisomerase, producing the protein MNQPLFQHTKHEEHCPQCGALLQIKQGKKGLFLGCSAYPQCDYLKPLQASNELKTLKILEQNCPQCGHLLALKQGHFGMFIGCSNYPECHFVAHEETPQSEEESLPCPECKEGQLVARRGRAGKLFYACNRFPHCKFSVPSKPYLVGCPQCHGNLALLKKQQGEQRTWQCVNKTCRHIFTTE; encoded by the coding sequence ATGAACCAACCTTTATTTCAACATACCAAACACGAGGAGCACTGCCCGCAGTGCGGTGCATTGTTGCAAATAAAGCAAGGCAAAAAAGGGCTGTTTCTCGGCTGTTCTGCCTATCCGCAATGTGATTATTTAAAACCGTTACAGGCCTCCAACGAACTAAAAACCCTTAAAATATTGGAACAAAACTGCCCCCAATGCGGCCATTTATTGGCGTTAAAACAAGGGCATTTCGGCATGTTTATTGGCTGTAGTAATTATCCGGAATGTCATTTTGTAGCGCATGAAGAAACGCCACAAAGCGAAGAAGAGAGCCTGCCTTGCCCGGAATGTAAAGAAGGGCAGTTAGTGGCGCGGCGTGGACGTGCCGGCAAGTTATTTTACGCCTGCAACCGTTTTCCGCATTGTAAGTTTTCCGTACCAAGTAAACCTTATTTAGTGGGTTGCCCGCAATGCCACGGCAATTTAGCCTTATTAAAAAAACAACAGGGCGAACAACGCACTTGGCAATGTGTGAATAAAACCTGCCGCCACATTTTTACGACCGAGTAA